GCCCGTATCGAAGCACAGGTTGATGAACCGCTGGTGCATCCAGGTCAGGTCCGACACGCCGGCCTGGAAGGAATCCTGCGAGTAGTGGATCGCCACCTGGTCGTCACGGTACTGCATGCGGGTGAGTAGCTCGCCGGCGTCGGCCACGGCCCTGAACTCGTCCTGGGCGGCGGTCCAGTCGCTGGTGAGGTGCAGGTCGGCCGTGGTCGCGCCCCAGATCTGTGGGGCGTCCGTGTACCAGCTCAGCCCGTGGGCCCCGCTGAGCAGCATGTACCACGGGTGCCAGCGCACGTTCCCGTGGCTGCCGATGTTGTAGTGGTAGTGGGAGCCATAGTACCGCTCGAAGAACGAGCGGGCGTAGTGATTGTGCGGGCCGCCATAGCACATCATGTCTTCCATCGCGCGCGACAGCAGCCAGTAGTCATAGCCCCGGCCCATCCACAGGTCCCAGCCGGCGTGGATGCCCGTTTGCGTAGGCGCGTCGGTCCCCGGCGCGGTAGCCTTGCGCAGGTAGTCGGCCAGGAACGCGTGCCGGTCTGCGAACAGATGCTCCATGAACCGGCGGTTCTCGAAGCGGACGACGTCGAACTGGATCTTGAGCATGTCCACGATCTCGGGAGTCATCATGGTGATGTCATCCCAGGTCGCGACCTTGCTCCCCCAAACGGTGTTGAGCCTGTCGAGGGTCCCGTACTTGCCCTGCAGCCATGCGCGGAACTTCGCGTTGGCCGTGGGCGTAGGGCAGGCTGAGAGCAGCACGAAGTGCTCCTCGCCGAGGCTATAGAACAGCGGGCGGTAGGGGATCATCTTGTCGGGCGGGCCCATGAGCCACTTCGTAACGTTCTGCTCCCAGTTCTCGGCGAAGTCCTCACAGTCCGACTGCTTCTGCGGGTAGCCCAGATGGCCGCTGTACTCGATGCAGGTGAGGTTCAGGGCTGCCAGGTTCGCCCACGAGTGCGGGCCCTGGTGGAAGCCGCCGCGCACCCCGAACTGGTCGCGGAAGAGGCGGTGGCGCGCGCGCACGCAGAAGCGATTGAGCGGGGTGCCGTAGAGCAGTGGATAGAAGCCGCGGGGCGTCATCTGCGGCACGGGGACATCGGCCGAGCGCGTGTCGGCGATGACGCCGTTGAGCTTCAGGTCCGCCTCAACGCGCATGAGCAGCGAGTCGGCGGAGGCGGGGATGGCGACGCGGCAGGTGGCGCTGCCAGTGGCCAGCCTCACCGGGGCGGACTTGCGGAGACGCCGGCCCTCGTGGTCGGTGAGGAACAGCTCGAGAGTGCACTGTTCCGGATGTGCGGCCTGGACGGTGAGGCTGGCCTGCACCGCCTGCCCGGGCTGATAGTACGCACGGTCCAGCTTGATCCCTGTGACATGCGGGTCGGTCGGCGCGGGCGGCGTGGCGATGAACCAGTCCACGGCGTTGCCCTGCGCGTCGCGGAGGATCAGGTCCAGCGTCGTGCGGGGGGGAAGTGGCGGCGCCGGCACGTTGATGAGCGGCCCCCGCACCACCAGGCTCTGCTCAAAGCTCGTACGGCCCCACATGTCCCGTGCCCGCGCCCGCAGCCGGAACTGCGACAGGTCTGACAGCGGCGTGAGAAGCTCGACCCGCCAGCCCTGCGGTCCCGGCGTGGCCTTCGCGATCTGCGTCGTGGTCGCCCGCCCCGCCGCCACCAGCATCGCTCGCGCGGCAAGCGCCATCCATTCGTCGTACTGCACATCGGTCGCCGCGGCGTTGAGGGCCGAGTCAGCCGTCAACCCCATGTTCGGGTACCACGAGGCGTTCTTGTAGTTCAGCTTGACGACTGACCGGCCTCCGACGCCGCCATGGACTTCCACCAGCCTCCCCGCGTCCGCCCGCGTCAGAAAGTAGCTGTCGTCGAGGTCGTAGACCTTGTCCCATCGGAAGGCGCCCTTGCCGTCCGCGGCGTTGGCCTGGGGCAGGGCCTCGGCCGGGAAGCCGCGCAGTAACTCCGCCGCCGGCAGCTCCGCCTGCGGCGCCAGCAAGGCGCTGATCTGCTCGTCCGGCTGCGTGGGGTATGCCCACACCAGGCCGCTCTTCCCGCTCTTCACCCGCTCCAGGATCCATGCCCGTAGCTTCACGTCCAGGTCCGCCCAGCCTGCCCAGCGCCCGTTCGTGAAGCCCTGCAGCGACACGGCGATGACGTCGAAGTCCCGGCTCATCACGCGCGGGTCGGGCTGGTTGGTGACGAGAATGTCGCAGTCCAGGCGCTGCCACAACTCCGCGGCTTCGCGGATCATGCTGTACTCGTCGTAGAAGCCGTGTGTGGCGACCAGGAGGATGCGGAGCTTGCCTCCGGCCAGTGGCCGTGCCCACTTCGTGTGCGGTGTGACGGGCAGGTCCGGGTAGTCCGCCGGGTTGTAGGGCGGCAGCAGCGCCTTCTGGTCATCCTCGAGTGTGCCGACCAGTTGCCCGGTGGCGGGGTCCACGTACTCCCGCGTGGGCGCGGGCGTCCCGGACGCGCCCTCGGAGCGTCCGGCCCCACGCGGTGGGGGCTGGGACTGCAGATCGCGGGCCGGCTCCTTGAGGCCCGCAGCCAGCAGGATTTCGGGCACGGTCAGGTACTTGCCGTACAGGTGGATGTCGTCGAACGTCCCGCCCGCCATGCCGTAGAGAGTGAGCGTGGCCGGGATCTGTGCGGGGCTGTCACACTTGAACTTCCCCGCACGCCCGGCGGCTTCTCCGTCCACGACGAACTGGATACGCTGACGCGCGGTGGTCCAGCGGATGGCATAGTGATGGCGCTCACGGGCGCGGAACAGGTTCTCCGGATGGAAGCCCACGATACTGCCCTCGGGATCGGTGAGCAGGTAGCAGTAGTCCGGGGAGATGGCCGCGCTGTAGCCCTTGCGGAAGGCGATCTGCAGGCCCTGCCCCTTGAGTTCTAGCAGCCAGTGGGTTGTGCAGTCGCCCGGCGACCAGTCGGGGGTGAAGCAGAAGCTCAGGGTTCCCTCCTGCGTCGGCGTCTGGGGCAGGCTGACCGCCGTGAGACCCGGACCGGCGCAGTACAGGGGCTTGCCATCCCTGGCAGCGACGGCCACATGGGAGCCGTCGGCGGCCGGGACGACCTGCAGGCCTGGCGGATCGGCGAGCACACACGCGGCGGTCAGGAGCAGGGCACAGAGGGCGAGGGACATCCAGCGCGGAAGGATC
The sequence above is a segment of the bacterium genome. Coding sequences within it:
- a CDS encoding beta-galactosidase, producing the protein MILPRWMSLALCALLLTAACVLADPPGLQVVPAADGSHVAVAARDGKPLYCAGPGLTAVSLPQTPTQEGTLSFCFTPDWSPGDCTTHWLLELKGQGLQIAFRKGYSAAISPDYCYLLTDPEGSIVGFHPENLFRARERHHYAIRWTTARQRIQFVVDGEAAGRAGKFKCDSPAQIPATLTLYGMAGGTFDDIHLYGKYLTVPEILLAAGLKEPARDLQSQPPPRGAGRSEGASGTPAPTREYVDPATGQLVGTLEDDQKALLPPYNPADYPDLPVTPHTKWARPLAGGKLRILLVATHGFYDEYSMIREAAELWQRLDCDILVTNQPDPRVMSRDFDVIAVSLQGFTNGRWAGWADLDVKLRAWILERVKSGKSGLVWAYPTQPDEQISALLAPQAELPAAELLRGFPAEALPQANAADGKGAFRWDKVYDLDDSYFLTRADAGRLVEVHGGVGGRSVVKLNYKNASWYPNMGLTADSALNAAATDVQYDEWMALAARAMLVAAGRATTTQIAKATPGPQGWRVELLTPLSDLSQFRLRARARDMWGRTSFEQSLVVRGPLINVPAPPLPPRTTLDLILRDAQGNAVDWFIATPPAPTDPHVTGIKLDRAYYQPGQAVQASLTVQAAHPEQCTLELFLTDHEGRRLRKSAPVRLATGSATCRVAIPASADSLLMRVEADLKLNGVIADTRSADVPVPQMTPRGFYPLLYGTPLNRFCVRARHRLFRDQFGVRGGFHQGPHSWANLAALNLTCIEYSGHLGYPQKQSDCEDFAENWEQNVTKWLMGPPDKMIPYRPLFYSLGEEHFVLLSACPTPTANAKFRAWLQGKYGTLDRLNTVWGSKVATWDDITMMTPEIVDMLKIQFDVVRFENRRFMEHLFADRHAFLADYLRKATAPGTDAPTQTGIHAGWDLWMGRGYDYWLLSRAMEDMMCYGGPHNHYARSFFERYYGSHYHYNIGSHGNVRWHPWYMLLSGAHGLSWYTDAPQIWGATTADLHLTSDWTAAQDEFRAVADAGELLTRMQYRDDQVAIHYSQDSFQAGVSDLTWMHQRFINLCFDTGTPFRFVSYAQIEQGDLLQRRPKLLILPHSVALSEAECQGIRDYVAAGGVVWADIIPGTYNNFGQKLEKSQLADLFAGLRPSKTHFGLDTLSGPAGNGLVILADIGNYSYDRNVGRYQPAADLYDRVAQLAQLDRPVQPLDAGSRGLANGIWAATWTNGTATHIAAAKDYQLADQTPAKVILKLSRSGHVYEMRSGKYLGHVDYDLPAMLVPTQGQVFTILPYRVQGLTLRPAAATRGQDLVLRAALQTEGAVGKGDLNVLQVRVTDPRGREVTALRRTVEMRGGRAEVRLPVAYGDGSGRWTVAVRDLATGTMARCAYVLGPAK